One segment of Erigeron canadensis isolate Cc75 chromosome 2, C_canadensis_v1, whole genome shotgun sequence DNA contains the following:
- the LOC122589382 gene encoding uncharacterized protein LOC122589382 produces MGSDGTGILTKAPFVGAMAKVEVSQSDDMHLYYHPKGPSSRYVDQQGLFQNGTSETYGGGGQPPSFEDMMKNAASQTHPRYVNQQRFFQNGTSETYGGGQPPSFDAMLKNAASQTHPRYVNQQRFIQNGTSETYHCPIL; encoded by the exons ATGGGGTCTGACGGAACAGGTATCTTGACCAAAGCTCCATTTGTTGGGGCAATGGCAAAAGTTGAGGTTTCTCAATCAGATGATATGCATCTTTATTATCATCCTAAAGGGCCAAGCAGTAGATATGTAGATCAACAAGGATTGTTTCAAAATGGAACATCGGAAACTTATGGTGGTGGCGGTCAACCTCCATCTTTTGAAGATATGATGAAAAATGCGGCATCTCAAACTCATCCTAGATATGTGAATCAACAACGATTCTTTCAAAATGGCACATCGGAAACTTATGGTGGTGGTCAACCTCCATCTTTTGATGCTATGCTGAAAA ATGCGGCATCTCAAACTCATCCTAGATATGTGAATCAACAACGATTCATCCAAAATGGAACATCGGAAACTTATCATTGTCCCATCTTGTGA
- the LOC122587692 gene encoding uncharacterized protein LOC122587692 — protein sequence MSSSDEDSTSYIRNYIIDPEILNTFVTFLEDEEREAKSSAHVNIPRAPRMYIARNHAKAATHLFNHYFVPEPFYPRDYFRTHFRMPKEMFIRIVRDIQTFNAIQPLPAHFQYFHNPPFDVVDAPAINNFQKCTSVVRQLAYSANADQLNEYLEMGQQMSYDALNNFCKCIVQLYHADHGENAPPHGKANTLVATKDTPRLSLKRLLHMICGWHAYFRSVGSNNEINVLNESDLFDQLLEDRAPVVNFTANE from the exons atgtcaagttCCGACGAAGATTCAACATCATACATTCGTAACTACATAATAGATCCAGAAATTTTGAACACATTTGTTACTTTTTTGGAAGATGAAGAAAGGGAGGCAAAAAGTTCAGCACATGTGAACATACCAAGAGCACCAAGAATGTACATAGCCAGAAACCATGCCAAAGCGGCAACCCATTTATTTAATCATTACTTCGTCCCGGAGCCTTTCTATCCTCGTGATTATTTTCGAACGCATTTTCGAATGCCTAAGGAAATGTTTATTCGTATAGTGAGAGACATACAAACCTTTAACGCCATACAACCATTACCGGCTCACTTTCAATACTTTCACAATCCTCCTTTCGATGTCGTGGATGCTCCCGCTAtaaacaattttcaaaaatgtacATCCGTTGTACGCCAACTGGCGTACAGTGCTAATGCCGACCAGCTAAATGAGTATCTGGAAATGGGTCAACAAATGTCATATGATGCTTTGAACAACTTTTGTAAATGTATTGTACAGTTGTATCACGCAGA CCATGGAGAAAATGCCCCACCTCATGGCAAGGCCAATACACTCGTGGCAACAAAGGACACCCCACGATTATCCTTGAAgcggttgcttcatatgatttgtggatgGCATGCTTACTTTAGATCCGTCGGTTCGAACAACGAAATCAACGTACTCAATGAATCTGACTTGTTCGACCAGTTGCTTGAAGATAGAGCTCCTGTGGTCAACTTTACCGCTAACGAATAG